TCGGTTCTTATCATTAGCACGTATCTATTATATAGTTTACCCATTTCTTAAAGTCCAGTTTGCTTTCGGTCAACTGGACTTTTACATTTTTTTTTGATATACTACCTCCATACTATTAAAGGAGAAATATACAGATGAGACTGAACAAATATATTGCACAGGCCGGTATTACCAGCAGACGCAAGGCGGACGAGCTTACCGCCCACGGAAATGTCAAAATAAACGGATTAGTGGTCAAAGAACTTGGGTATGATGTGAAAGACGGAGATGTAGTTGAGATCAACGGCCGCAGAATAGATCAAGTAGAGCAAAAACCTGTCTATATCATGCTGAATAAGCCGCTGGGCTATATCACCTCTTCCAGCGATGAAAAGGGACGTCTTACCGTTCAGGCTCTGGTCTCCGATATAGATGCCCGGCTTTTTGCGGTGGGCCGCCTTGATTATAATACCTCCGGCATGCTGCTCATGACCAATGACGGAGATCTGGCTTACAAGCTCACGCATCCGAAACATCATATCTACAAGACTTACCGCGCAAGAGTCTCCGGTGTACTTTCTCCGGAGAAAATAGCCAAACTCAGAAACGGTGTCAATATCGGAGGTTTTGTTACCTCAAAAGCCAATGTCAGAGTAATCAAACAGGCTGAACGTTCAGCCATCGTTGAAATTCAGATTTACGAGGGAAAAAACCGTCAGGTTCGAAAAATGTTCGCGGCGGTGGGCAACAAGGTGCAGGAGCTTGAAAGAGTTGCTATCGGCGAACTATATTTAGGGCGTTTGATGGTAGGACATTATCGTAAGCTTACACCAAAAGAAATTGAATACTTAAAAAATTGCTAGATATGAAAAAGTCCCTTTATTAGAATTAGAAAAATAAGTCTAATAAAAGGGACCTTTTGTTTTTATTGCTTTGTAATATAAATCTCTACCCGCCTGTTCTTGGCTCTTCCTTCCTCCGTATTATTGTTGGCCGCCGGGGCGTAGTGAGAATAGCCTTCAATAGAAAATTTATCCGGAGTCATTCCATTTTCGGTTAAATATTGAACCACCGTAAGCGCTCTGTTCGAGGATAATTCCCAAGAAAACTGTTCATCCGTTCCGGGTACAAAAGCCGTATGCCCTTTGATTACAATATGGGATACCTGAGAGTAATATTCCTGTATCAAATCCTTCAACTCCAGTAGAACCTCGCTGTTTCCGTTGATCAGCTGATCGCTGTCAGGGATAAACAATAAGGTATCCTTCAAATCAATCTTCACATAGGATTCCGTTCCGGTCACTTCCACCTGACCGTCTAAATTATTTTTCTTAATATAATCTTTAACCTCTTGAGCCAGCTTTTCCATATCCTGATCCTCCGATTTTGAACCCTTATCCTTTTGCTCAAATAGTTCGGAAGCCCTGGGATTGTTCAGGGCATGACCCATATTCTCTGCTACTGCTCTAAACTTGGCTTCATTAATCGTACTCATAGAATACATGATGATAAAAAGTGCCAGCAGCAAGGTAATCATATCAGAATATGTCAGCAGCCATCTGTCCCTGTTATCTTTTTCTTCCTCTTCATATATCGATCTCTTCTTCATAATGCACTTCCATCTAATTTCATGCTCTGCCGCTAATTTTCTATATTATCAATGTATTTGGAGCTGCCGTCTGGGAAAGCGTTATAATAAAGGGATAATTCATTTTTGACACTTCTGCTGAAAGCCCCGTTGGCAATCATACAAACGCCGTCCATAATCATTTCCTTTAAAATCCGCTGGCGTTTTAAATAAACCTTGATCTTATTTGCCATGGGAAAATAAATCAGGTTCGCAAAGGATACGCCATACAGGGTAGCCACAAAAGCGACAGCAATAGAAGATGTTAATTCTTCCGGACTGCTGAAATTTGACAACACTTGTATCAGGCCTAAAACTGTTCCGATGATTCCAAGGGTCGGTGAAAAGCCCCCTGCCGACTCAAAAACATTGATCTCTACCTGTTTTTGCATCACATAAGCCCGAATATCCGCATCTAAGATATATCGAATCTCATCCACCGTTTTTCGTTCCAATATCAGAATCAATCCCTCTTTGAACAGCAAATACTGTTCCCCACTGAGGGCAGGATCTGTCAGACAATTTTCAATCGTATTGATTCCATCCCGCCTGCTTGCATCCGATAAATCCGCAATGGTCTGTATGATTTCATCCGGATCTCCGCTGGCTTTTGGATTAAAGGTCTTTCTTAAGGTCTTAAAGGCCTGTGCAATATCCTGAAATGAAAAGGATGCCACCACAG
This region of Aminipila luticellarii genomic DNA includes:
- a CDS encoding OmpA/MotB family protein, with translation MKKRSIYEEEEKDNRDRWLLTYSDMITLLLALFIIMYSMSTINEAKFRAVAENMGHALNNPRASELFEQKDKGSKSEDQDMEKLAQEVKDYIKKNNLDGQVEVTGTESYVKIDLKDTLLFIPDSDQLINGNSEVLLELKDLIQEYYSQVSHIVIKGHTAFVPGTDEQFSWELSSNRALTVVQYLTENGMTPDKFSIEGYSHYAPAANNNTEEGRAKNRRVEIYITKQ
- a CDS encoding motility protein A, which produces MDVSLIIGVVFALASLLMGFMLEGGKLLSLMLLSPLIIVLGGTIGAVVASFSFQDIAQAFKTLRKTFNPKASGDPDEIIQTIADLSDASRRDGINTIENCLTDPALSGEQYLLFKEGLILILERKTVDEIRYILDADIRAYVMQKQVEINVFESAGGFSPTLGIIGTVLGLIQVLSNFSSPEELTSSIAVAFVATLYGVSFANLIYFPMANKIKVYLKRQRILKEMIMDGVCMIANGAFSRSVKNELSLYYNAFPDGSSKYIDNIEN
- a CDS encoding pseudouridine synthase, translated to MRLNKYIAQAGITSRRKADELTAHGNVKINGLVVKELGYDVKDGDVVEINGRRIDQVEQKPVYIMLNKPLGYITSSSDEKGRLTVQALVSDIDARLFAVGRLDYNTSGMLLMTNDGDLAYKLTHPKHHIYKTYRARVSGVLSPEKIAKLRNGVNIGGFVTSKANVRVIKQAERSAIVEIQIYEGKNRQVRKMFAAVGNKVQELERVAIGELYLGRLMVGHYRKLTPKEIEYLKNC